In a single window of the Daphnia carinata strain CSIRO-1 chromosome 4, CSIRO_AGI_Dcar_HiC_V3, whole genome shotgun sequence genome:
- the LOC130687377 gene encoding 14-3-3 protein zeta isoform X3: MSMDKEELVQRAKLAEQAERYDDMAAAMKSVTETGVELSNEERNLLSVAYKNVVGARRSSWRVISSIEQKTEGSERKQQMAKEYREKVEKELREICYDVLGLLDKFLIPKASNPESKVFYLKMKGDYYRYLAEVATGDTRNVDDSQRSYQEAFEVARSKMQPTHPIRLGLALNFSVFYYEILNSPDRACHLAKQAFDDAIAELDTLNEDSYKDSTLIMQLLRDNLTLWTSDAQGDGDEQPEAENN, translated from the exons ATGAGCATGGACAAGGAAGAATTGGTGCAGCGAGCCAAGCTGGCCGAACAGGCCGAGCGTTACGATGACATGGCGGCGGCTATGAAATCGGTGACGGAGACGGGCGTTGAGCTGTCCAATGAGGAACGGAACCTGTTGTCTGTGGCCTACAAGAATGTAGTGGGTGCCCGGCGGAGTTCTTGGCGAGTCATTTCGTCTATCGAACAAAAAACCGAGGGCTCTGAGAGGAAGCAGCAAATGGCCAAGGAATACAGAGAAAAAGTTGAAAAGGAACTCCGCGAAATCTGCTACGATGTTTTG GGTCTGCTCGACAAATTCCTGATCCCTAAAGCCAGCAACCCCGAATCCAAAGTCTTCTATCTGAAGATGAAGGGGGACTACTACCGATATTTGGCCGAAGTTGCGACCGGAGATACCAGAAACG TGGACGACTCGCAGCGATCATACCAAGAAGCGTTTGAAGTGGCCCGCTCCAAGATGCAGCCAACCCACCCCATCCGGCTGGGTTTGGCCCTCAACTTTTCCGTGTTCTACTATGAGATCCTGAATTCACCCGATCGGGCTTGTCATCTGGCCAAGCAG GCCTTCGATGACGCCATAGCTGAGCTGGATACGTTGAACGAGGATTCGTACAAGGACTCCACGTTGATCATGCAGCTGCTGCGCGACAACTTAACCCTGTGGACTTCCGATGCTCAGGGAGATGGTGATGAACAGCCCGAGGCTGAGAACAATTAG
- the LOC130687377 gene encoding 14-3-3 protein zeta isoform X2 gives MSMDKEELVQRAKLAEQAERYDDMAAAMKSVTETGVELSNEERNLLSVAYKNVVGARRSSWRVISSIEQKTEGSERKQQMAKEYREKVEKELREICYDVLGLLDKFLIPKASNPESKVFYLKMKGDYYRYLAEVATGDTRNAVVDDSQKAYQDAFEISKAKMQPTHPIRLGLALNFSVFYYEILNSPEKACQLAKQAFDDAIAELDTLNEDSYKDSTLIMQLLRDNLTLWTSDAQGDGDEQPEAENN, from the exons ATGAGCATGGACAAGGAAGAATTGGTGCAGCGAGCCAAGCTGGCCGAACAGGCCGAGCGTTACGATGACATGGCGGCGGCTATGAAATCGGTGACGGAGACGGGCGTTGAGCTGTCCAATGAGGAACGGAACCTGTTGTCTGTGGCCTACAAGAATGTAGTGGGTGCCCGGCGGAGTTCTTGGCGAGTCATTTCGTCTATCGAACAAAAAACCGAGGGCTCTGAGAGGAAGCAGCAAATGGCCAAGGAATACAGAGAAAAAGTTGAAAAGGAACTCCGCGAAATCTGCTACGATGTTTTG GGTCTGCTCGACAAATTCCTGATCCCTAAAGCCAGCAACCCCGAATCCAAAGTCTTCTATCTGAAGATGAAGGGGGACTACTACCGATATTTGGCCGAAGTTGCGACCGGAGATACCAGAAACG CTGTTGTCGACGATTCTCAAAAGGCTTACCAAGATGCGTTCGAAATCAGCAAGGCCAAAATGCAGCCAACGCATCCAATCCGGCTGGGTTTGGCTCTCAACTTCTCGGTCTTCTATTACGAGATTCTGAATTCACCTGAGAAAGCCTGCCAACTCGCCAAACAG GCCTTCGATGACGCCATAGCTGAGCTGGATACGTTGAACGAGGATTCGTACAAGGACTCCACGTTGATCATGCAGCTGCTGCGCGACAACTTAACCCTGTGGACTTCCGATGCTCAGGGAGATGGTGATGAACAGCCCGAGGCTGAGAACAATTAG
- the LOC130687372 gene encoding RNA-binding protein 12-like — protein MSVIIRLQELPWSANAADIRQFFHGLSIPEGGVHIVGGALGDAFIAFSTDEDARQGMASDGGILKDSRVKLYLSSRTEMQKIIEETRQQHMALQAVTAGGPNMATASSAAIQRPFVGGPFASTTALAPQNNASISGPSGPRPTMGTGISNFHLHMESTQGHLGGYDHQMYQQQQSHQVFNQTQMASGVGTNPAHSGGFAPHLNLSQTYAPHLSQGGPYGPRLGGAIGDESPMGPYGVGQHVPHEPGVETNNLYDHGGSQCYGRDRRDSAGTPPDAVDRSRDGGRGGYRSRDRGRRDRQEREKDKSSDGGRRGRRSRSRSRSGSRGRGRDRDRRRRSRSDSRERAKNSRDRDRNGKLSKSGLLPTPADQMEKQTSNEQASDTSVQLRLLTGDLTYRDIRDYLNGIHVPNTCIKMINAFDGYRFGLAYIRFTTKADKQKALSRHNGMIRGYPVQIIHVKDTAFNQAIDSFSPGISLDAKSLSNSCLSLRDFPPVAAPHNVREAFGTISIGQVIPERNESGTVTGLCYVELSSEADARKAIQLLKDGVVICGRQVKVAFLPLEELLVCAKNLDRLRSGVGPVTSALSQTEGPLSPGQTTPYHPQPSGRTGPVIMERSQSGGNGSYDPASNQRGRPYMGPQRVFISGLPLTAMERDIGDFFSDVGVIPQMIEIVYDDERLPVGNAYCQFASMQEAERALDKNGGFMGGHTVSVTLVESHDGPAAGRQPPEDMRRFSPYPEPPMSQPDHGPHMYGHPGHTDAYHRPPIGSDGGNGFPPQMGPRFAGSRFAGPRYPPGGSNRGNFGGNAGPRPRPPVNMRMRMPVGMIHNGGGGSRGGSDDGSPTPGFGAPGCVVALANVPHKAIIADILDFFRGFQVNEKCVIRRFGPNGEPTGDARVAFPSPDEAEAAVRTLQNEYLLNRRVMLSIV, from the exons ATGAGCGTCATAATTCGACTACAGGAGTTGCCGTGGTCGGCCAACGCAGCTGATATCCGTCAGTTCTTCCACGGCCTCTCCATTCCAGAAGGAGGCGTGCACATTGTAGGAGGTGCACTTGGTGACGCATTTATAGCTTTCAG TACTGATGAAGATGCGCGTCAAGGAATGGCATCAGACGGTGGCATTTTAAAAGATTCGCGGGTGAAACTGTATTTGAGCTCACGAACGGAAATGCAGAAGATTATCGAAGAGACTCGACAGCAACATATGGCGTTGCAGGCGGTTACTGCAGGAGGACCCAATATGGCAACAGCATCTTCAGCAGCAATCCAGCGTCCATTCGTCGGAGGGCCCTTTGCCTCAACCACTGCCCTCGCTCCCCAAAACAATGCCTCTATTAGCGGACCATCTGGGCCTCGGCCAACGATGGGGACTGGTATTAGCAATTTTCACCTTCATATGGAGAGCACTCAGGGCCACTTAGGGGGCTATGATCATCAGATGTACCAGCAACAACAGAGTCATCAAGTATTCAACCAAACTCAAATGGCATCAGGCGTCGGGACGAATCCTGCGCACAGCGGTGGTTTCGCGCCACACCTGAATCTATCGCAAACGTATGCCCCTCATTTGTCACAAGGAGGGCCCTATGGGCCACGTTTGGGCGGGGCAATTGGTGATGAGTCTCCTATGGGGCCATACGGTGTTGGTCAGCATGTTCCCCATGAACCTGGGGTAGAGACGAATAATTTGTACGATCACGGCGGTTCGCAATGCTATGGTCGAGATCGACGCGATTCCGCCGGTACACCTCCAGATGCCGTTGACAGAAGCCGCGACGGAGGTCGTGGAGGATACAGAAGCCGAGATCGCGGTCGAAGAGACAGGCAGGAGCGCGAAAAAGACAAAAGCTCAGATGGGGGTAGACGTGGAAGAAGAAGTCGAAGCCGCAGTCGAAGCGGAAGTCGTGGCCGCGGCCGCGATCGTGACCGTCGCCGTCGCAGCCGCTCTGACAGTCGCGAACGGGCCAAGAATTCCCGAGATCGTGATCGCAACGGGAAATTAAGCAAGTCTGGTCTTCTTCCTACTCCGGCAGATCAAATGGAAAAGCAGACATCAAATGAACAGGCATCCGACACTTCTGTACAATTACGGTTATTGACTGGAGATTTGACTTACCGAGACATTCGAGATTATCTTAATGGCATTCACGTTCCAAACACATGCATCAAAATGATCAATGCTTTCGATGGTTATCGATTCGGCTTGGCGTATATTCGATTCACTACAAAAGCGGACAAACAAAAGGCTCTATCTCGTCACAATG GCATGATTCGTGGTTATCCCGTTCAGATAATTCATGTGAAAGATACCGCATTTAATCAGGCCATTGATTCGTTCTCGCCAGGAATCAGCCTTGATGCCAAGAGTTTGTCAAATTCTTGCCTTTCGTTAAGAGATTTTCCACCAGTTGCGGCACCGCATAATGTCAGAGAAGCCTTTGGTACGATCTCCATAGGTCAGGTGATTCCGGAGCGAAACGAGAGTGGCACAGTGACTGGTCTTTGCTACGTCGAACTGTCCAGTGAAGCTGACGCACGCAAGGCTATTCAGCTGTTGAAAGACGGCGTCGTTATCTGTGGTCGTCAAGTCAAGGTGGCTTTTCTGCCTTTAGAGGAACTGCTCGTTTGTGCTAAAAATCTGGACCGTCTTCGCTCCGGCGTTGGTCCTGTAACCTCTGCCCTTTCGCAAACTGAGGGTCCACTTTCTCCAGGACAAACTACACCTTATCATCCGCAGCCAAGTGGAAGAACAGGGCCCGTAATAATGGAACGCTCTCAAAGCGGTGGCAATGGCTCCTACGATCCGGCATCCAATCAGCGAGGTCGTCCTTATATGGGTCCGCAACGAGTCTTCATTTCAGGCTTGCCGCTAACAGCCATGGAACGTGATATTGGCGATTTCTTTTCCGATGTCGGGGTTATTCCTCAGATGATTGAAATCGTTTACGACGATGAGCGCTTGCCCGTCGGAAATGCTTATTGCCAATTTGCTAGTATGCAAGAGGCGGAGAGAGCGCTGGATAAGAACGGTGGTTTCATGGGCGGTCATACCGTCAGCGTCACTTTGGTCGAAAGTCATGATGGGCCTGCTGCTGGCAGGCAACCACCCGAAGACATGAGACGTTTCAGCCCATATCCTGAGCCCCCTATGAGTCAGCCAGATCATGGGCCACACATGTATGGCCATCCAGGACATACTGATGCATATCATAGACCTCCGATCGGTAGTGATGGCGGAAATGGATTCCCTCCGCAAATGGGTCCGCGTTTTGCTGGATCTCGTTTTGCTGGTCCCCGTTATCCTCCTGGCGGAAGCAACAGAGGTAACTTTGGTGGAAATGCCGGGCCGCGTCCGCGTCCCCCAGTCAATATGCGGATGAGAATGCCTGTAGGTATGATTCATAATGGAGGAGGGGGTAGTCGTGGTGGTAGTGATGATGGATCACCTACTCCGGGTTTTGGAGCTCCTGGCTGTGTTGTCGCTCTTGCTAATGTACCTCACAAAGCTATTATAGCTGACATTTTGGATTTCTTCCGTGGCTTCCAAGTGAACGAAAAATGCGTCATACGTCGTTTTGGACCCAACGGCGAACCCACCGGTGACGCTCGCGTCGCCTTTCCTTCACCTGACGAAGCTGAGGCAGCCGTTCGTACCCTTCAGAACGAGTACCTGCTGAACCGTAGGGTTATGCTATCCATTGTCTGA
- the LOC130687377 gene encoding 14-3-3 protein zeta isoform X1, which translates to MSMDKEELVQRAKLAEQAERYDDMAAAMKSVTETGVELSNEERNLLSVAYKNVVGARRSSWRVISSIEQKTEGSERKQQMAKEYREKVEKELREICYDVLGLLDKFLIPKASNPESKVFYLKMKGDYYRYLAEVATGDTRNGVVDDSQRSYQEAFEVARSKMQPTHPIRLGLALNFSVFYYEILNSPDRACHLAKQAFDDAIAELDTLNEDSYKDSTLIMQLLRDNLTLWTSDAQGDGDEQPEAENN; encoded by the exons ATGAGCATGGACAAGGAAGAATTGGTGCAGCGAGCCAAGCTGGCCGAACAGGCCGAGCGTTACGATGACATGGCGGCGGCTATGAAATCGGTGACGGAGACGGGCGTTGAGCTGTCCAATGAGGAACGGAACCTGTTGTCTGTGGCCTACAAGAATGTAGTGGGTGCCCGGCGGAGTTCTTGGCGAGTCATTTCGTCTATCGAACAAAAAACCGAGGGCTCTGAGAGGAAGCAGCAAATGGCCAAGGAATACAGAGAAAAAGTTGAAAAGGAACTCCGCGAAATCTGCTACGATGTTTTG GGTCTGCTCGACAAATTCCTGATCCCTAAAGCCAGCAACCCCGAATCCAAAGTCTTCTATCTGAAGATGAAGGGGGACTACTACCGATATTTGGCCGAAGTTGCGACCGGAGATACCAGAAACG GCGTAGTGGACGACTCGCAGCGATCATACCAAGAAGCGTTTGAAGTGGCCCGCTCCAAGATGCAGCCAACCCACCCCATCCGGCTGGGTTTGGCCCTCAACTTTTCCGTGTTCTACTATGAGATCCTGAATTCACCCGATCGGGCTTGTCATCTGGCCAAGCAG GCCTTCGATGACGCCATAGCTGAGCTGGATACGTTGAACGAGGATTCGTACAAGGACTCCACGTTGATCATGCAGCTGCTGCGCGACAACTTAACCCTGTGGACTTCCGATGCTCAGGGAGATGGTGATGAACAGCCCGAGGCTGAGAACAATTAG